The Desulfonatronospira thiodismutans ASO3-1 region CAGGCTGTCCTCCATGCTCACGGATTCAGAGATCAAAAATCTCGAAAAAGTAGTGCTCGGCCGCAACTTCTGGAGCCGTCTATTGAACATGTCCCTGGAAAACGGCCCTGACGTACGCTATTACCTGGCTTACACTAAGCCCTGGCTGGCCTTTTTCACCATGTGGTCCTCGTTTCTCAGACGCCATGGCTGGGAGCAGTCAGTGGACAGGGAGGCCTGGGATACAGCTCAGGAAATGGGCAGATACGTTCTGGGCATGGAAACCATCTCCGAGCAGCTGCGCACACTGGACAGTATTCCTGTGGACAGAATTGTCCGGTTTTTCAGGGACTGCCATAACTGGTCAGGGCTTAAGAAGAGATATGAGACCGGTTATCTCAAGGGAGAACTGGACAGGATGTTTGGAACCAGTGCAGAGTTTCCATCCAGGACTGAAATGGTCATCAACCGCCGTGATGAGCGCTTTTTAAGTCGCATGCTCCCGTTTCTGGAGAAGGGCGGCTGCGCTGTATTCGTTGGTTCAGCACACATGCTCAACCTGCGCAGCATGCTCAGGGAGGCAGGGTTTTCCGTGCACAGGCGCAAGTAAAATGGTTGTGCTTGCATAAACTCCGGTTTAATGATCTTTTTGGTCTATGACAGACATCAGCGTTCAACCCTTAAACTCTATTCAAATAATCCATTGCAGGCATTGATTTACAGCATACTGGCGGGGTCCTCCACTGCCCTGGGGGCTTTGGCTCTCATGTTTATGGGGCCGCCTGGCAAGAGAACCATGGCCGCCCTGCTGGGATTTGCCGGCGGAGTCATGCTGGCAGTTTCCGTTTTCGAGCTAATGCCGGAAGCACTTGAACTTGGCTCCATGACTGTGCTGGTGACAGGTTTTCTGCTGGGGTGTCTCATTATGTATCTCCTGGACAGATTAATGCCCCATGCCCACCTGTCTGACAGTGAACACCTGGAGGTGGAAAACCCGGAACGTCTCGGCATTAGAAGAAGCACAATGCTGCGCACCGGCTATCTGATTTTCATCGGCATTTCCATGCACAATATTCCTGAAGGCCTGGCCATAGGAGCCGGTATTGAGTCCAGCCCGGAACTGGGCTTGATCATCGCTGTGGCCATCGGGCTGCACAATATACCCGAGGGACTCGCTGTGGCAGGGCCGCTGAAGGCAGGCGGACTTTCCAATCTGAAAGTGTTTTTGTTTACCCTGGGAGCAGGGCTTATGACCGTTGTGGGTGCAGCACTGGGGCTGCTTGTTTTCGGGATTTCGGAGATGTTTATTTCCGGAGGCCTGGCATTTGCAGCCGGAGCAATGATCTATATTGTAAGTGATGAGCTTATCCCGCAGTCCACCAGCATGCACGCACATGCCGCCAATGCAGGTCTTATAGGCGGTCTGCTTCTGGGGTTTGTACTTCTGGTATGATGCTGGGTGGAATACGGGTCTGCAGAGAGCCACTGCAGACCCGTTTTTACAAGCCTGAATGATAGAGGGTCAGTTATTCTGCGAGCTTTTTTGGAGTTTGTCCACCAGGCTCTGCAGTTTCTGGGTCTGCTTGTTCAGATCGGTTATGGCCTGCGCTGACTGGTTCATCACTCCAGCGGTTTCCTTGGATATGCGGTTTATTTCTTCAATATTCTTGTTGATCTCCTCGCTGGCCGTGGACTGCTCCTCTGTGGCCGTTGCAATGGCCTGAACCTGTTCATTGGCCCGTTTAACAAGCTTCACTATCTGGCTCAGCTGCTTACCGGATTCATTGGCCTGCTTGGTGGCTCCCTTTACTGATTCTACTGTGTTATCGACGCTGTCCATGTTCTTGTGGACTTCTTCCTGAATATTGGAAATGTATTGACTGACCTCCTGGGTGGCCTTCATGGTTTTCTCAGCCAGTTTGCGCACCTCGTCGGCCACAACGGCGAACCCACGCCCGGCGTCTCCTGCCCGCGCGGCTTCAATGGCTGCATTTAATGCCAGAAGGTTGGTCTGGTCAGCTATGTCATCTATCACGTTCATTATCTTGCCTATGCCCTCGGCATGCTCTCCCAGGGTAACAATCTGTTTTTTCAGTCCCAGGGCGTTGCGCTGCACTGTTGCAATGGCCTTGACAGCCTCATGCACTGTTTTTTCTCCGGACCTGGCGGTTTCCTGAGCCTGGGTGGATTCTTCAGCCGATCTGGAAGCATTCTGGGCCACCTCTAAAACCGTGGCGTTCATCTCCTCCATGGAAGTGGCTGTTTCAGTGGTGCGCCTGCTCTGTTCCTCAGCGCCCCGGCTGGCCTGTTCCACCTGGGAGGCCAGCTGTTCGGTGAACTGGGTCAGTTCACTGGTTATGCTTTGAACCTGGGCTGCTGCTTCCTGCAGGCTCCTTTCTCTTTCTTCTGCAGCATCCCTGGCCTCGGCCGCTTCTTCCATGGCCAGGTTGGCTTCTCTGGTCTGCTCCTCGGCCATTCGAGTTTTTTCCTGGGATTCACTTATCTTTTGTTTCAGGTTTTGCACCATTTCCTTGAATCCCTGGTTCAGCCGGCCCAGCTCATCCTCCCCGAGATCCTGAAATT contains the following coding sequences:
- a CDS encoding ZIP family metal transporter; the encoded protein is MIYSILAGSSTALGALALMFMGPPGKRTMAALLGFAGGVMLAVSVFELMPEALELGSMTVLVTGFLLGCLIMYLLDRLMPHAHLSDSEHLEVENPERLGIRRSTMLRTGYLIFIGISMHNIPEGLAIGAGIESSPELGLIIAVAIGLHNIPEGLAVAGPLKAGGLSNLKVFLFTLGAGLMTVVGAALGLLVFGISEMFISGGLAFAAGAMIYIVSDELIPQSTSMHAHAANAGLIGGLLLGFVLLV
- a CDS encoding methyl-accepting chemotaxis protein, producing the protein MKFVNIFSRSILLKVVVLVVLLAIVVFTLLILVNSYWQRADTMSQIESQGYRTTDLVELNIEEPMLIGDNEGTHQQFARIDDLYDDLNVYLTDFRGNITYSTSEDNLRMDMDEVHPEPDVHQVVFDSLDRETEESAMVTAGGTTYFMTVRSIPNEPECYHCHGSSQPILGSMLVMQDIDPDLALLQRHQIQNALLGLGCLLILVFSMVYFLRKTVINRITYLHDMETRVSKGELDLEFQDLGEDELGRLNQGFKEMVQNLKQKISESQEKTRMAEEQTREANLAMEEAAEARDAAEERERSLQEAAAQVQSITSELTQFTEQLASQVEQASRGAEEQSRRTTETATSMEEMNATVLEVAQNASRSAEESTQAQETARSGEKTVHEAVKAIATVQRNALGLKKQIVTLGEHAEGIGKIMNVIDDIADQTNLLALNAAIEAARAGDAGRGFAVVADEVRKLAEKTMKATQEVSQYISNIQEEVHKNMDSVDNTVESVKGATKQANESGKQLSQIVKLVKRANEQVQAIATATEEQSTASEEINKNIEEINRISKETAGVMNQSAQAITDLNKQTQKLQSLVDKLQKSSQNN